A window from bacterium encodes these proteins:
- a CDS encoding VCBS repeat-containing protein, protein MRNQKMTRKAIFVILIFLPFLSYGGEWQEYFQDGSLTNTTLSPIPGVKHKKTHRASIKLSSQYPLFQKRPWEPLPSDTTKRFFANQPELGDIDNDGDLDLLVSNNTSGTITLFENIGTRYNPEFSLKATMFLPYGEGNITLGDINNDGILDLLSSRNDHYNPYIYGYKGKGNWQFERDETMDIKDIPPSVYYILEVVPELGDIDNDGDCDLMAFYLYQGTNTSRYADRKFFAYENKAGSLTRKNEWDVPTYYSAPIGNTWNASLELLDIDNNGSLDLIYTSDEWGFPYWFRNTGTNSPIWEGVLPEYMPYLPLSIIIGRYQDPNDWDFTEDFLGGTIGFADLDCDGDQDFLIGSFDTIFIAFECMGLIFNNNLKVYVPYFELKQKTNIIGDHVGRQILFADFDNDGDYDEVHGEAIPSCNGSYLIFSKNKGTPEEAYFVFQKSLLGTILLKTPYWYEGVFPTIADLDNDGRIDLLVGYLSNLIGGFRNITSTETLNFSSQWDITGEFLFSQGLKDQLDTLFPVPLLIDLDNDKDYDLIIGTYKVFLILENTGGTASPTWERNTLWENNTSWELPYGGTGYYKNTVYIRMASADLNGDNQEDLIFGGYYKYYGSETWGRFLRVYKRVGSPYFERMPEWEENIKGVCGYDEFLSFVDYDNDGDYDLAVGYVSSGPLLNSLNIAPHHPLGTYTSSIFDAGSSVVFESIFWKERKPFSTELSMYVRSGNSTSTLSSWKKVSNGESLNLNA, encoded by the coding sequence ATGAGGAATCAAAAAATGACCAGGAAGGCTATATTTGTTATACTTATCTTCCTTCCATTTCTATCTTATGGAGGGGAATGGCAGGAATATTTCCAGGATGGAAGCCTGACAAACACAACCTTAAGCCCAATCCCAGGGGTAAAACATAAAAAAACACATCGTGCATCCATCAAACTTTCCTCCCAATATCCATTGTTTCAAAAAAGACCGTGGGAACCCCTGCCTAGTGATACAACAAAAAGATTCTTTGCAAACCAGCCAGAGCTTGGTGACATAGACAACGATGGAGACCTTGACCTTTTAGTAAGTAATAATACAAGTGGAACAATTACCCTATTTGAAAATATAGGGACAAGATATAACCCTGAATTCTCTCTAAAAGCCACTATGTTCCTGCCTTATGGTGAAGGAAATATAACCCTTGGTGATATAAATAACGATGGAATATTAGACCTCCTTTCAAGCCGTAACGACCATTATAACCCTTATATATATGGTTATAAAGGAAAAGGCAATTGGCAGTTTGAAAGGGATGAGACTATGGATATTAAGGATATTCCTCCCTCAGTCTATTATATACTGGAAGTTGTCCCTGAATTGGGAGACATTGATAATGATGGAGACTGTGACCTTATGGCTTTTTATCTGTATCAAGGAACAAATACAAGTAGATATGCGGATAGAAAATTCTTTGCCTATGAAAATAAAGCTGGTAGCCTTACCAGAAAGAATGAATGGGATGTTCCAACTTACTATAGTGCACCAATAGGAAACACATGGAATGCAAGTTTAGAGCTTTTAGATATAGACAACAATGGTTCACTTGACCTTATTTATACCAGTGATGAATGGGGATTCCCATATTGGTTTAGAAATACAGGGACAAACTCCCCTATCTGGGAAGGGGTACTTCCTGAGTATATGCCATATCTTCCCCTGTCAATAATAATTGGTAGATACCAGGACCCCAATGATTGGGATTTTACTGAAGATTTTCTAGGAGGAACAATTGGCTTTGCAGACCTTGATTGTGATGGAGACCAGGATTTCCTGATTGGCTCTTTTGACACAATATTTATTGCCTTTGAGTGTATGGGGCTAATCTTTAATAATAATCTTAAGGTATATGTTCCATACTTTGAGCTAAAGCAAAAGACCAATATCATTGGAGACCATGTAGGAAGACAAATCCTCTTTGCTGATTTTGATAATGATGGAGACTATGATGAGGTTCATGGTGAAGCAATACCAAGCTGTAATGGAAGTTATTTAATATTTTCTAAAAACAAGGGAACACCTGAGGAGGCATACTTTGTTTTCCAAAAATCCCTGTTAGGAACCATACTCCTAAAAACCCCTTACTGGTATGAAGGTGTCTTTCCAACCATTGCAGACCTTGATAATGATGGAAGGATAGACCTTCTTGTTGGATACCTCTCAAACCTTATAGGAGGCTTTCGCAATATAACCAGCACAGAGACATTAAACTTTTCTTCTCAATGGGATATAACAGGAGAATTCCTCTTTTCTCAAGGTTTAAAGGATCAGTTGGATACCTTATTCCCTGTTCCATTACTAATAGACCTTGATAATGACAAAGACTATGATTTGATTATAGGAACATACAAGGTATTCCTCATCCTTGAGAATACTGGAGGAACAGCCTCTCCTACCTGGGAAAGGAATACATTATGGGAAAACAATACAAGCTGGGAACTTCCATATGGAGGAACAGGTTATTATAAAAATACTGTGTATATTAGAATGGCAAGTGCTGACTTAAATGGAGATAATCAGGAAGATCTAATATTTGGAGGATATTATAAGTATTATGGAAGTGAGACATGGGGCAGGTTTTTGCGGGTATATAAAAGGGTTGGAAGCCCATACTTTGAAAGAATGCCAGAATGGGAAGAGAATATAAAAGGGGTCTGTGGATATGATGAGTTTCTTTCCTTTGTAGACTATGACAACGATGGAGACTATGACCTTGCGGTTGGATATGTAAGCTCAGGACCACTCCTTAATTCATTAAATATAGCCCCCCACCATCCCCTTGGCACCTATACCTCATCTATCTTTGATGCAGGCTCCTCAGTTGTCTTTGAAAGCATCTTCTGGAAAGAGAGAAAGCCATTTTCAACAGAACTTTCTATGTATGTTCGCTCGGGTAATTCTACCAGTACCTTATCTTCATGGAAAAAGGTAAGCAATGGAGAAAGCCTTAATCTTAACGCAA